A region of Clarias gariepinus isolate MV-2021 ecotype Netherlands chromosome 25, CGAR_prim_01v2, whole genome shotgun sequence DNA encodes the following proteins:
- the rab11bb gene encoding RAB11B, member RAS oncogene family, b — MGNRDDEYDFLFKVVLIGDSGVGKSNLLSRFTRNEFNLESKSTIGVEFATRSIQVDGKTIKAQIWDTAGQERYRAITSAYYRGAVGALLVYDIAKHLTYENVERWLKELRDHADNNIVIMLVGNKSDLRHLRAVPTDEARAFAEKNNLSFIETSALDSTNVEEAFKNILTEIYRIVSQKQIADRSAHDESPGNNVVDISVPPTTDGQKGSKLQCCQNL; from the exons ATGGGCAACAGGGACGACGAATACGATTTCTTGTTTAAAG TCGTTCTTATCGGGGACTCGGGTGTCGGAAAGAGCAACCTGCTGTCACGTTTCACCCGCAACGAGTTTAACCTGGAGAGTAAAAGCACGATCGGAGTGGAGTTCGCCACCCGCAGCATCCAGGTGGACGGCAAGACGATAAAGGCGCAGATTTGGGACACGGCCGGACAGGAGCGCTACCGGGCCATCACCTCGGC CTATTACCGGGGTGCAGTCGGTGCTCTACTGGTGTACGACATCGCCAAACACTTGACATACGAGAATGTGGAGCGCTGGTTGAAGGAGCTGAGGGACCACGCAGACAACAACATCGTCATCATGCTGGTGGGCAACAAGAGTGACCTGCGCCACCTGAGGGCCGTGCCGACCGACGAGGCCCGGGCTTTTGCAG AGAAGAATAACCTGTCATTTATTGAGACCTCGGCTCTGGATTCAACCAACGTCGAAGAGGCGTTCAAGAACATTCTAACAG AGATCTATCGCATCGTATCACAGAAGCAGATCGCTGACCGATCAGCTCACGACGAGTCTCCAGGGAACAACGTGGTGGACATCAGCGTGCCGCCCACCACGGACGGGCAAAAGGGCAGCAAACTGCAGTGCTGCCAAAACCTGTAA